The genomic DNA ATACTAACTACAGCATACGCCATGTTGCCTAACTTTACCAACGTTTACCTGTTTTGGATTTAATTTTAACTATTTGATTAGATTTACATTATCTTGAAATGTAACCGGTTCATAATTTGTCATCAAATTGTTACTTATGTGAACCACCCTTCACATGCTATAGTAATCAACCGATACTAAAACTAGGAGTGTGTTAATAGAATGCCACGTAATTTAAAAGAAGAAGTTGTCTTTACCGCCATCATGGCCGGTCTGATGGTTTTTGTGATGACCGCCTACAACGTTACCCTTGCTCAAGGCTTCAGTAGCGGGTTAGTAATGGCAATCCTCAGTGGCTACCCACTCGGTTTAGTCGTTGCAATCATTTTAGACTTATTGGTCGTGGGACCAATTGCCAAACGATTAGCTTTCAAATATATCATTAATGATTACATGCGCAAACGGGTCGTCCTGATTGGAATTACCATTTCCGTTTTGATGGTCCTTGGCATGGTCACTTGCATGTCCCTCTTCGGGATTGCAGTGGAAGGTGAATTGGCTGGAAGTCACGTCTTAGCGACTTACGGTCACACTTGGATTTTTAACTTGATTGTTGCATTACCACTTCAGCTCATCATTGTCGGCCCAATCGCCCGCGGTGTGCTTGGAAAAATGCAACGCGCAACTGCTAATACCGAATCAGTAGCTGCCATGGATGAAGAAGATTAATATTTTTAGTAATAAATAAACGGGAGGTTGACTGATAGTAGTAATAATCAGTCAACCTCCCGTTTTTATTTGACACAAAAAAACGTGTGTCAGCCATCCGAAAATGGTTAACACACGTTCATCGCGGCGCTGGTAAACCAGCGGGGGTGACACTCCACAATGTCAGTGACCCAAGCACTCTGAAATACGTCAGAGAAACGTGCCCCGCTATCAATATTAGTCACTAGCCGCTCGCGCGGAACCGTTATTGCTAACGATCTGACTCTATCGACTCATCGCATGGACTACCATATCATCTCTAGCCATAAAATGCAAGTCTTGATTGTGGATAACTGAAGCACAGCTAGCAACTACTGCTTGTCATTATTATTAGCACTACTTGCCACTAATAAAAACGACCATCACTAAAAAATTGGGTGTTCCCGTTAACTAGCAACCGGCACACCCAATTCCATTGGTATTTTGATTTTGGCTTGGCTCCAATATCAATTCTTACCTTACCATAGTCATGTAAAGATTCAGTAATTAACTCGTAAAGGTTACGTTTAAGCTTCCGCTGCAGTAATTTGATCTAACCGATCAGTCTGCGCCGTTAGCCAATCCGTTAATAATTTTTCAGCATTAGCTTGATCTGCCAACACATCATCGGCCGTTCCCAATTCATCAATCCGCAAACCAGATGGTAAGGCTTCGGACTCAGCAATCATATAGACGTTGATTGGCATCGTATCATCAGCAGCCGTGACCTTTCCAATTTCAGTTAAATTGGCCAGTGGCAAGTTAATGACACTCGTTTCCAGTCGAAAGCTAATTGCGGGCTCATGCTTGGCCGTTAAAGTCACTTGGGCTAATTGGTTGGCCTTAATCGCGGCCAATAATTTAGCTAGCCATGGCTTGACCTTAGTTGCTAATTGCGCATAGGCGCCCGTTAAACTTGCCTGCGTGATCTTTTCAGCCGTAACATCATCGATAAAATCTTGTACGTTTCGTTGCATAAAACACTATCCCTCATTTATTTATTCAATTTCATTAATTTGCACGCCGCCAGCGAGTCAATAACACTAGCGTATAAAAATTGATTCCCAATCCAATCACACCCATAATCTCTAACAACAGCTTGATTTCCATACCAGCCGTACTCTGATACCCGGACATCAACGCGCTGACTAGTCCCAGACTATAAATCAACACGACGAGCCCTAGAACATAGAAACCCAGCATGCGGTTAATATACACTGCTAGCACGCCCAAAAAATACAACACTAAGGCAATTAACAATCCCTGCCACATTTCAGCCACCGAAATGCTTTTTGATTGTAAGTGAAAATGGCTGGTCGACATCATCCAGTTGACGATACCGTAACAAAAAAAGGATACAAACGCAAATGCAACTAAGCGGGTCAGTTTCAACAAATCACTCCTATTACTGGGCAATTAAGTCAATAATGGCTGGTCGTTCAATTCCAGTGAAATACTGGTTCAAATCAATATCTGCTAGCGCCTTGGCGATGGCTTCATGGTCATACCGCACGCCTTTGAGGGCTGCTTCAATATCCTGAACATTACCACTACCAAAGAAATCACCATAAAATTTAATATTATTAATTAAGCCGTCATCCACTGAGATCCGGACATCAATCGTTCCCATATCAAAATGTTGACGTCGTTTAACTGAGAATTCTGGTGATTTGCCGTAAACCCAGTCCCAATTAGCATAATAGTCTTCGTAAATTTTATCAATAGCTTTTTGTTGTTCAGGAGTGACATGGTACTCCTTGTCTGCAATTTGATCTAACGAATCCACATGAAATAACTCTTTCAGTAATGCGTCTTGGAATTCAGGTACCGTGATATTCTGGTATTCCGGTGCTAAGTATGGTCGCAAGTTCGTCACCCGGCTTCGAACTGATTTGATCCCCTTAGAAGCAATCTTATCAGTTGGTACCGTCAGTGCTTGGGGCACAACGTTCAAGTCAACGTTCAGCATTAACGTCCCATGGGAGAACGTCTTGCCATTGCGTGAATACATCGCATTGCCGGAAAACTTCTTGCCGTCAACTAACAAATCATTACGACCACTGACCGTTGCTGTGGTGGCACCCATATCGTGTAAAGCATCAATAATTGGTTTTGTAAAGGTCTTAAAATCACCAAACTCTTGACTATCACTATCCACTACGAAGCTGAAGCAGAGATTGCCAAGATCTTGATACACCGCCCCACCACCAGAAAGCCGTCGAGTGACAGTAATATGGTGTTCCCGCACGTAGTCTGCATTAATCTCTTCAAGGGTGTTCTGGTTACGACCAACAATGATGCACGGTTCTTCATAGTAGAACAAAACTAATGGTTCATCGAAATCCACGTTATTCATTAAATATTGTTCGGTAGCCAAATTACGGCCAATCTCATGATCTTTCATTGCGACATAGTACATAGTTTTAAAATCTCCTTCAGCTTTAGGTTACTTTAATCATACAGCAAGATGAAAAAAGGACCCACAATGTGAGCCCATTTTTTGGAAGAATCATACAAAAAGTTTGGCGTGGTATTCTTCATACCACCAGATGACTGATTCACTATCCACATCCGTGAACGTTTGATTGGCGGCAATCCGTTCTCCGTGGATATAACCGTGCCATCAATAGATGGAGGTTGGGCCAGTCAGTTATCCGAAATTAGCGGAAACGCTGCTATACTGCACTAGCTATCACTTGACGGGTTTGTTACAACAATTGGGTAACGATTGATACTGACCTGTGACTCTTCCGATAAATTCAATATAGCATATAATGTAAGCGATTGCAAACGCGGATAAAAAACAACCTGATCAGCCGAAGCCGACCAGGTTGCCGCAAAATTAATAGCGGTCGTAATCGCTATCCATTTAACTATTGTCAGTATAAAGCCATTTAAAACTCGGAACAACTAATATGCTTATCCCTTGAGCATGGCAACATAATGGGTGGCACCTGAACGACTGAGATAGCGTAACCAGGTGTAACCTTCAGCCTGAACAGTTCCATTATAATAAACCGTCTCACCCGCATTATATGCGCCAACTACGCTCGATTTCGTGCTTGGTGCAGTACGAATATTAGTCGTCGTTACGAAACGAAAGGCGCCCTGACTATTCGTGACCGGTTTAGATGTCGTGTTCCCGGTTGACGCGTTCCCACTAATAGCGACATAGTGTTGTGCACCTGAATAAGAAAGATACCGCAACCAGGTCTGACCATTAGCCGTTACCTTAGCATTGTAATAAACTGTATCACCAGCATGATAGGTGCCAACACTTGGGGCACTGCCCGCTGGTGTGTTTTTAATCGCCGTTGTCTGGGTAAACCGGTAGCTACCGCTCTGTGGTGTTACTTGGGGCTTGTTGACATTAGTCGCGGTACTCTCGCTACTAATTTGAACATAATGTTGAGCACCCGAATAGGACATGTAACGTAACCAAGTTTGACCATTAGTCGTCACTTTACCATTATAATAGACCGTGTCACCCGCATTATACGTGCCGACCGTCGTAGCACTGGTTGCTGGTGAACTTTTAATCGCCGTTGTTTTAGTAAACCGGTATGAGCCACTAGTGGCAACCACGTCTGGTTTCGCTACAGCGTTAACCTCATCACCACTCGTAGCAACGTAATGTTGCGCGCCAGAATAGGACAAGTAACGCAACCAGGTCACCCCACCAGTTGTGACCTTACCATTATAATAGACCGTGTCACCTGCATTATACGCACCAACAATTTGTGCTGTTTTGCTAGCTGCTGAGCGAATATTAGTCTTCGCTGTAAATTTATAGGCACCACTAGCAGGTGTAACCGTTGCTTGATTATTGTCATTATTAGTGGTTGTCTGGCTGATCATCACGTAACGTGATACCCCAGAGTAAGACTGATAACGTAACCAAGTTGCATTGCCGACCGTCAACTTACCATTGTAGTTCACGGTTTCACCAGCATTGTAAGTTCCAACTACAGCACTGGCTGCGTCTGGCGCATTGTGAATCGTTGTGGTCTTAGTAAATTTATGTGTGCCACTCGTTGCCGTAACGTTTTGATCAGGTTGAACCTGATTGTTATTATTACCGCCACTAGGCTGGCCACTGATTGCTTCTTGATCCCACTCATGCAACTTGTTATATTCAATGATGCTAATCAGTGAACTCGCGTACGTTGGGGCCGTTGCATAACCATCTTGTTGCAAGAGACTAGCAACACGCCGATAATCGGTGACCCCAATTAAATTGCTGTAACGCGGATTGACGACCAAAAAGGCGCCATGATCTTCGACACTCGCTGACCAATTCGGGTACTTCCGAAAAGCGTCTTGAATCGTAATGTATTGTGAGCCATTCCATTCCTGGGTTGGGAAATAGATCGACTGTCCTTGGTAACTGCCCTTAATACCGAACAAATTATTACCTTGAGTTGCTAATTGTGATTTACCCCAACCACTTTCCAAAATCGCCTGTGCGGCTGTCACTGATGGTAAAACTTGATATTTGTTCCAACCAGAGATTGCGCCAGCTTTGATTTGATCCAAGAAA from Lactiplantibacillus paraplantarum includes the following:
- a CDS encoding SH3 domain-containing protein; the protein is MKIGMTKKVVTSLLLSTALLPMLSGKADTATADRKPAAATKGSSTASAASQVTLSAGSQTATSATDQATASNTDSADNQTNATSVTSRVTVRAASAATSQESKTDSTALQSQVSASEATNDDTAASATAATTTSAVEQLDKTAKTGEVASQASQSASAESAKASEATSQAKQAVTTDKPASAVASEAAKSTAQSSASAQDTKRAVAAKVSPQIETTVAADAVRSSVMTTRSTKAATSQEVFLDQIKAGAISGWNKYQVLPSVTAAQAILESGWGKSQLATQGNNLFGIKGSYQGQSIYFPTQEWNGSQYITIQDAFRKYPNWSASVEDHGAFLVVNPRYSNLIGVTDYRRVASLLQQDGYATAPTYASSLISIIEYNKLHEWDQEAISGQPSGGNNNNQVQPDQNVTATSGTHKFTKTTTIHNAPDAASAVVGTYNAGETVNYNGKLTVGNATWLRYQSYSGVSRYVMISQTTTNNDNNQATVTPASGAYKFTAKTNIRSAASKTAQIVGAYNAGDTVYYNGKVTTGGVTWLRYLSYSGAQHYVATSGDEVNAVAKPDVVATSGSYRFTKTTAIKSSPATSATTVGTYNAGDTVYYNGKVTTNGQTWLRYMSYSGAQHYVQISSESTATNVNKPQVTPQSGSYRFTQTTAIKNTPAGSAPSVGTYHAGDTVYYNAKVTANGQTWLRYLSYSGAQHYVAISGNASTGNTTSKPVTNSQGAFRFVTTTNIRTAPSTKSSVVGAYNAGETVYYNGTVQAEGYTWLRYLSRSGATHYVAMLKG
- a CDS encoding DUF2798 domain-containing protein is translated as MPRNLKEEVVFTAIMAGLMVFVMTAYNVTLAQGFSSGLVMAILSGYPLGLVVAIILDLLVVGPIAKRLAFKYIINDYMRKRVVLIGITISVLMVLGMVTCMSLFGIAVEGELAGSHVLATYGHTWIFNLIVALPLQLIIVGPIARGVLGKMQRATANTESVAAMDEED
- a CDS encoding lipoate--protein ligase; amino-acid sequence: MYYVAMKDHEIGRNLATEQYLMNNVDFDEPLVLFYYEEPCIIVGRNQNTLEEINADYVREHHITVTRRLSGGGAVYQDLGNLCFSFVVDSDSQEFGDFKTFTKPIIDALHDMGATTATVSGRNDLLVDGKKFSGNAMYSRNGKTFSHGTLMLNVDLNVVPQALTVPTDKIASKGIKSVRSRVTNLRPYLAPEYQNITVPEFQDALLKELFHVDSLDQIADKEYHVTPEQQKAIDKIYEDYYANWDWVYGKSPEFSVKRRQHFDMGTIDVRISVDDGLINNIKFYGDFFGSGNVQDIEAALKGVRYDHEAIAKALADIDLNQYFTGIERPAIIDLIAQ